The stretch of DNA ATAAACtatccctcaccctcaccctgACCTGGATCCAATCCCTCGCATAAATTTCTCGCGTCCCGTGCCTTCCTTCCGGCTGCCCAGCGCCACTTCCCCGTGGCAGCCCCCCACGGCCCCGGGGACCCTCCGCTCCTGCATCGCTCCGGCCGCTCCCCCCGCTACCCTGCCCGCTTCTGCCAGTGGCTCCCGCGGGGGACGAACTCAGATCGATTGTGCTGTTGGTCAAAAATCACGAAATTATCCCGCCAGCTTTAACACTCCCTGCTAGCCACAAAAAGACGGGACACGCGTGTGCCCCCGTGCCCGCCTGAGGGGGGGCACAGCCCTGCCGTAACTCCAGTGAAGCGAGCACGACTGTATGAGCCGGCGACTGATTTGTCTGATTTTTTCATATTCGTCCTTTTTTATCTCTgagacagatattttaaaaagttgtgATCTGCATCCAAACTCTCTCTCGACCCCTCCCTCAGCATCGCATCACCCAGGCAAGCGCTTCCCGCAGAAAAGTTTAAAGCAAATCAGGACGTGGGGGTCgctgccttttttccttttgatttaaaaaaagaaataaacttatATCTGAGTTTAATATTGTTATCTCCCTTGCATTATATTATCAAAAGCTATTACAGAAGCAACGTCgaatagaagaaaataaattcctcCAACCCAGAGTTGTTTTTGCACTAGATTAGCAGATAGGAAATGCTATAAAGATGAACTTAATACGATTAGAGATGTTTCCTACAGATTTTCATATATTGATTCAGGGAATTTTAATTCTGGAGCTTGCTTTGCTATAATCCGCATTTATTACAAGCTGATACAGTTTTATTATAGCAAGCTATCAAGGTCGATTCCTTTAACTGCATAATCTGACatgaatttcatttttaaagaaatgtagtTATAAAAATCCATACTGTGGGCACAGTGGTTATATTGTAcctaaatcacattttaaaggCAATAAATCCAGAGAGTATTTAGAAAGAGAGGGGAATATGGTTAAACGGCTCTCCCCAGTCCCAACTCCTCAAAAGACCCTTCaaactttttttggtttttgttttaaatttaatcACCGAGTATTTGACAGGGCAGATAACGGAGGTAGGTCCCTTCTCCCCTGCCCGTCACCGCAGCCTCGAACACGGGCTGTGTGAAGTCTCGCCAGGTCTCCCCAGGCTCTCCCTCCGCCGCAGCCGCGGAGCAGGGCGCACCGCCATTGAACTGTATTTTAACTGCTCTTAAAGGGCTAAATTGCCACTCATGAGCTGGTTTCAGAGAGGAGGGGGgcgaggggtggggggagaaaagcaagaaaagcaaaccgtaatttaaaatgtgtgatcattaaaaaaaaatcggATTTGGTAATTAAACGGCACCTTGACTCCCTCCCGATCGCTCCTCCAAGCCCGCGCCACTGCTCCCTTTGCAAATGTTGCACGTACCAGGTACTTCCTTCCAAGTCTTGTAGTGATTCAGAACAGAGGGAATAAGCAAAATGATCATAAATTTCCTAATTAGAGATTTCGCACCAAGACAAAAAGGTGTTAATGAGTTTAATTCCAGTGCCTGTCATTGTCCCTTTTTTCACACCACTTATTTACTAATGGCCCAGAGGGCTGCTCCCGTCTCTCCTTTGTTAAGATTTTAatttgccttcttttctccctttgatGTAAAATTGTGACCTACAACTCTTTGAAGTCCCTTATTAGAAGGAAAATTAACTTAGCTTTTCCACTGTATCTGCCCACCGTTAGCCCAGACAAAATGTAGAGAACTCCTTAAAGATTCAGAACATTAGGAAAATTTTCAAGGTAGCCCTGGAAATgcaaatagtaataataataataataataataataataaaatctaATAGACTTTTAAAGCTATGTCAGGAGATGTAACTCTTGCCAGGGCCagagagggggaagggaaggagggaatatcttaataaagaaaacaaaatgaaccCGGGCTTGTACCTAAAGGTTGTAAGTTTGAAAACCTGAAGAGAAGGACTGGGTGCGGGGGGGGgagtctttatttttaaatgtcacaacttttccctgtccctctcgtGTGCCGCTCACAGCTGACACCCTGGCTTCCTATGCTccaggggaggggggggggggcggctaCGAAAGAAATTATATCTAAATCTATCTCTATATAATTAGAATACCATGAGGCAGGGTTAAACCTCTGTAAAACACACAACTGATTGGCGATCGCTAAAACGAGATTTGAAAGCAACTCAAATAAAAGATCGCGACGTCAGtaaacagatttagaaaaaaaaaaaaaaaaggaggggggagaagaagCAGCTAGTGACAAACCCGGCGAGAGCGAGCTCTAGGcatgagagagagagggaggcagagggagagCGAGAGACTTAAAAGAAATAGGAGGGGCTTGTGAGAGACTAGAAATGTCAATCAGAGCCCAGAGTCCCAATAATCTCAGGCAATCTGTTAGGACCTGACCTGGGTCCACTCAGATCAATAGGAAaagtgagagaagaaagaagcgaTCGGATCGTTTACCGCGGCGGCCGAGGACAGGAGGGAGCCTGCGGCCTCCGcgcacccccagctccccccatcccccccatgTCCGCCGGAGTTTGCGGGAGGCGTTGAAAGTGCGGGCGGCCGCCGAGGGCGAGCGACCCGGCTCCCTCCTCTGCTCCCGGCCCTGCtactttctcccctttctctcccttcttcctctcttcttccccccccccttcccccccgccCCTGCCCCCCGCTCCCCCACCATGTCTTTCCCCCAGCTGGGCTACCAGTACATCAGGCCGATTTACCCGGCGGAGCGCccggggagcggcggctccCGCGGCGGCGCCGAGCTGGCCCCGTCCGGGACCCTCTCCAACGTGCTCTCCTCCATGTACGGCGCGCCCtacgccgccgccgccgccgcccagGGCTACGGAGCCTTCCTGCCCTACGCCGCGGAGCTGCCCATCTTCCCCCAGCTGGTAAGAGGCCGTCCCGGGGCTCGCCGCTCGCTCTCTGGGACGCTCGAGCCGGCGCCGGGGATCGGCCCGGGGGGCCGCCGGGAAAGACGCCGGGAGGGCTGTCAGGGGAGACGGGGCGTTATCTCCGGCAGAGCCGCCGGAgaggggcagggctggagcGGCGACCCCGCGgcttcccccccaccccgcccccGGCAGGGTTTGACGGCTGCGGTGGCCGGCCCCGGCTGCCGGCGGCCTCGCCACGCACACGCACCTGGGGAGCCGGTCCGCGCTGCTAGGCGCCCCGCGAGCACCGGCCACTCTCTTCGGCCCGGGAGCGGCCGGCGGGGCCcgggctgccagggctggagtGTGCccggggcggcgcgggcgcgGCCCGGGGCAGGGGGAGCTCCGCGGCTTGGGGAGGCAGTTCGGCCTCGCCACCTCGCTGGTGCCGAGCGGGCTTTGCTCTCGGTAACGGCGGCGGGATGGAGGGGCcccgggccgggcccggcgcgCCGTCTCAGCCGGGCCCCCACTTCCCTCTCGCTGCAGGGTGCCCAGTACGAGCTGAAGGAGAGCCCGGGAGTCCAGCACGCCGCCttcccccaccaccaccccgCCTTCTACCCCTACGGCCAGTACCAGTTTGGGGACCCGTCGCGACCCAAGAACGCTACCCGCGAGAGCACCAGCACCCTCAAGGCCTGGCTCAACGAGCACCGGAAAAACCCCTACCCCACCAAGGGCGAGAAGATCATGCTGGCCATCATCACCAAAATGACCCTCACCCAGGTCTCCACCTGGTTTGCCAACGCTCGGCGGCGGCTcaaaaaggagaacaaaatgACCTGGGCCCCCCGCAGCCGGACGGACGAGGAGGGCAACTCCTACGGGAGCGACCACGAGGGGGAAGAGGACAAGAGAGAGGACGAGGAGGAGATCGACCTGGAGAACATCGACACCGAGAATATTGAGAGCACCAAGGACGAGCTAGAGGACGAGCTGCAGGACGCTGACCTCCTGCACTCCGACTCCAAGACGGACTCGGAGGGCTCCGAGGGCTTTGAGGACTTGCCCGGCTCCGACGAGCGCTACCTCAAGGCGTCCGAGGGGGAACCGCATCACCTCCGCCACCACCACCTCCACCAGCATCatcaccatcaccaccaccacaagTGCGagctccccgccgcccccgcctcCGCTGGCCTGGAGCCCCTCAAGCCGCCCCTCCAGCCTCTGCCACACCACCTCTCTTCCCCGTCCTCCGCCTCCTCCTCCGCCGCCTCCTCCCCGACGGACGGCGCTTTGGCCGGCACCTTGCCGAAGCCCAAGATCTGGTCGTTGGCCGAGACGGCCACCAGCCCAGACAACCCCCGCAAGTCCCCCGGTGGCGGCTCCCCGCCGGCTGCCGCCCCGcagccgctgccgctgccgcccccgccgccccacAGACTCGTCTCCTCTTGCCCCCTGGGCAAGTTCCCCAACTGGACCAACCGCGCCTTCCCGgcccaccaccaccatcaccacccGGCCCCGCACCCGCTGGCCTTACTGAACACTCCCcacctgctggggctgggggccgcccccgccgccccctccgccgccgccgcctttaCGCGGCCCGCGGACCAGGCGCAGAGCACGGAGCCCGCCGGAGCAGGTGACTGCTGAGGGACGCGCGGgaacgggacgggacgggacgggacggagCCGCGGCGGGGGCTCGGCGGTGCGGAGCGAGCGGCGCAGCCGGCCGCGCGGGACGTGGTGTGCGGGGCCGAGGCGGGCGCGGGCCCGCGGGGCTCGGTAGtgccccggcccggcgcggcgcaGCCGTCGGGGCGCAGGTGGCGGCGGGCGGTGGGGGATCCTCGCCAGACTAGTTTCAGATCCCGAGAATTACCTTCCTCCGACGCAGAGaatttctgttgttgttgtgcTGCTCCTCAATTGGTCTTTGTTGGAAGGACCTGGCCGTAAGGCTCGCTCCAGGGtcggtttattttctttttgacggtcactcctgcagcAAAGCAGTAGTTTTGTCGTGTTTGCAACTTGCTGTGAAAAGATCTTAAGACTAGAGAAAAGATCTAAGACTAGACTTATTTAAGGGATGGGACGGGTAAAAAGACGGGAGCTAtaaaggaacttttttttttctctttttagatCGATCTAGTGCCTTGGAAGTAGAGAAAAAGTTAATaaagacagctttccagccagtGCAGAGGCGGTAAGAGATTGCTTCCTCAGTCTCCTAAGAATATATAGAGGCAGTTGTAAATGGTTAGCTTATTTTCTCCACTTCTTTAGTTCCCTTTCCAGGTCGGTTTCTTGTTCTCCCTCTGCGTGAGCGGTGGGTAATTCTcatcctctatttttttttctttgctgttctttCTTCTGGACTTTGTGAGCGATTCCGGCGGGCAGGCCGCGCTGCGGGCGGTtcgagggccggggccggggcagagcagggcagggaggaagggcaTCGGGGCCCGCCGGCCTCGGCCTGTCCCCTCGAGCACCGCCGGCCAGCCCGCAAGAGCAGCGGCAACCCGCCGGTGTCGGGAATGCAACGATAAATTGAAATGAATCCCCCCCAGATAGTGTGAAAACCGAATAGGCTGAGCCTTGCTGTCCCGAGTTTGGCGCGGCAGTCATTGAAATAAATGACTCTTTTGATTGACCGCAGCCACGGGGATCGGGCCCGTGGTATTTTCGTAGCTAAATAAATTCCCTATAAGTCACTCAGAAAACTTTTTATATTTagacatctattttttttaaaaataacaacaacaacaacaacaccACGAGCGTGACCTACAGTTATAAATATCGTGACAGCCCGATCTGACTAGAAATCcatttaaattccttttttttttctgtgtcatttttttccaggcCTCAGAACCAGCTCGATGCCGCTATGGTTCTATCGGCGTTGTCATCATCATAGCTCATTTTTATATTGTTGTTGTAATGATtgtaaaaaaatctctgtatAGTTACGACTTGTAAGCATGTCCgtataattaaaattaaaaaggaaaaaaaaaacccaaccccaaacccGCTTCTGTACTATCATCTGGATTAGCTGagtttgtgaggttttttgaaAGTCCGGTGAGAACTAGATGTTtcgtttttttttgttgttgttgttgtttttgtacATACAGTAAAAAATGTACATATGTGTGAACCAAATTGTACAAGAAAGTATATATTTTTGGCTAATAAAGAAACTGTTGCCACTTTGACTACACTCTCTTTTCCCACCTCTGgagtgatttttcttctccctccccgCCCCTGTCCCTCTCCCATCTTCCCGCCGGTTACTGTTGTTCCGCGGCAGGCGAGGCCGCGGccgcggcgggagcggcgcATCGTGGTCGGGGCGCGGACCGGCGGGCGCGGGCTGCCCGAGGCGGAGCGGGGCTGTGCcgcgggcgggaggcggcggcggcggggccgggccgggccgggggggtGGCGCGCGGCCCTTCCGGCGGCCGCGGCGCCCAACGCTGGAGCCGCAGCGCCCCCTGCAGGCGCcaccgccccggcccggcgTCCGGTGCTGGGTGGTggcggggcggccgcgccgcgggcCGGGGAGGGGGGCGTGTGTGTTTGGGGGTGAGAGTCGGTGTGCGGATCCAGGGCAGCGGCCTGCCCCAGGGAAGCGGGAGATGGCGCCGGGGGGCAGCCCAGGGGCAGCCGGCAGCGGCTCGGCGGTGATCCATCGCCCCCCGAGGACCTTATTAGCGGGTGCCGGCTATTGATCTCCCGCCCCTTCGGAGCGCGGTGGCAGCGCGGAGCGCGGGGCGGGTTAATAGAAAGGAAACTTCGAGGGTCGTGTGTCGCAGCGGATGGGGAACAGAGATCGTTATTTCCCCCCGCGCATCCCACGGTCAGGTTTGGGGAGGGTGTGCGCTCCCCCCGCTGTCGAGGGTTTGTATCCGGGCGGGAGTTACCGACCGAAACGGCGGCGCCGAGAAGCGAAGCGCGGCGGCGGACACCCGACAGGGACCCTCGCTCCgccgcgccccggccccgggacCCGCAGTCGCTCCGCCGCGCCAGCAGCCGAGTCGCGGCCGCGAGAAGTTGTAGCTTCATTTCCTCGGCAAAGTGATGAAAATTTGTCCCGATCCGGGAGAGGCTCGGTGGCCGCGGCCCCGTCCCGCCTCGCGATCAGATGAGAACCATCCCAAGGTGGTTGTTGAGGCGGCGGGAGCATCTCTCCCCTCGCTTTCCTTCCTCTCGTCCCAATTAACCATCAACAACGGGTGCAGCGCTCAGCCCCCCGCTCCCCAGCTGGAGGGGGCAGAGTGGGCAGGTAGAGCCCCCAGGCCGGCTGCCTCTTCCTTTTGTTCCCAGGCTCTTCCTTAACATCTCTGCCTGGGCAGGGAAGGTGGTGCCCCCCACCTTTCCTCTCCTTACAGTCCTGGAAATGGCATAATTACGGAGGTGGTGACTAAATAGCTGGTGCTTTTGTCGTTTTGGTGACAGACCCTGCGGAGGGGGAGGGTGCTCACAGCTAGGAAGCAAGAGTTAAAATGAAGTTAAAGTACAAACAGGAGCACATAGCTGACATGCTTCAAGTTTAGACAGTACAAGATATGCAAATGTGCAAGGCTGCACGGTATTGACATTTTGAGGTCATAGTGATAGGAATGTATTATTTATAGGATTGAGTTGCACTAGGCcaataaactacattttaaatCCTAGGCGTTTGTAAGTGATAAGATTTATAGATATGTTTACgctatatatgtgtgtgtaggtatacattttatatatgtattttaatattcttGCTTCATATTCTTCCTGGCAGGCATTACGGCAGGGAGAGCCCACGCCTGCTGCATgtctgcagcctccctgggctgctggcagcgatggctgcagcagagctgcgcCTGGCCCTCCAGGGAGGCCAGGGAAGGGATCCAAAGTTTGGGGCACTCTTGTGATAGCTGCTTTCTTTCCCCCgtgtcatttttcttctccatacATCCTCTCTGGCCACAGCTCACCCTGGAAACAGCCTTTGCCTCCTTCTCGCAGCCCTCACAGCTCTATCTGTCTTCCAGGAACTGTTCCCCCACTTTTGGTCCTATGGGCTCCTCAAGTGAGGGGAATCTCTGTGGGTGAGTGGTTAGCAAATGGATTGTTTCTCATGTAAATTTTACCCAATCCCTCTGCACTTTGTATCCCTGCTTTTTCCTTAGCCAATTCTCTaggagggaaaaaggggaggaaaaaaaaaaaagtgaaaaagattAATGGCATGTAAAATGGGGGGGAGTGGGGAAGAGAAAGCTAGAGGCAAATTTCCACATCCCCTTCCTGTGGACATCCTGGTGAGTTTTCCATAGAAACTTTCACACAGTGTACAGACAGATGCTTAAAGAGAATGGAAGAACATAATGAGACCACgatgggaaaaaaattgcatcCCCAGTTTTCTACCTCCATTAAAGGCTCCTTTGCCTTCGCAGTGGAGTCCCCCATTCCCTATTCCTGCAGAGCTCTCTCTCTTTGCCCTGACTGGTGCGGATGCTCCCTCAGCAGTGGTGGCTGCGTGGCAGCCACAGCAAAGCTACCCCTTTGGCTTCTGGAAGTGAAAACTTGGTTTCTCTGTGGGGGGAAAGCAGCCTTTGTGCTTGCTTAGCTTCCCTAATGTGGAGAAAATTCCCATTCATTTTGTGAGGAAACATTTTGTTATGTGTGTTtcaacaaaacattaaaaatcctacttgtattattttgttttggaaatgtcTCTCCCAGCTTGACAGCCTCACTGGAGCCCCAGCCAGGCCTGCCTGAGATGGCGCAGAGAggcctctccctccctctctgttGGCTGCTCTTTTCCTGTCTAATCAATTATCTCCCTAGCTAGTCCTTCTCAAAGGTGAGAGCTCATTATGCATATTCATAAATCACAGCTCCCAGACCTGACACTGATTGATGTAATCATCTCCCACTCGCTCCCTGTCTGCGCGGGGCCGGCCAGAGGAAGTGcaggcgaggaggaggaggagaaggaggaggcaggagaaaGAGACTTCCAACttgtcagacccacttctgcgGGGAACGGCTGGCCAGGCACAGCGGCTGTGTCAGCCTTCCCATTCACCGCAGCCAAAGTGCCCATCACAGCCCGGcgagaagagaggagaaagccCCGTGTGAAACAGCAGTGAGCTGCCTCCAGTGTAGCTGTTACGCAGGCAAAACTACAAGAGTAAGGAAAAAATCCAGCAGAGTTTTCATCATCAGCCATCAGATCATGCGTTAAaataccccccccccccccaaatcttTCATGTTGGCTAATGCACTTGCAGTTATTTTCCTTAGATAAAGCTGCTTTATCCCTGTAAGAACAGATGTATTCTGTATGGATTCTGATCGTGAGCATTTAGCTACATGAACTATCACGAGCAAATACCTTCAATATTATACCTGCAGCTGGTTTCAGTCGCTATGttgtaaaaaaaattgaagGAAAAAGTTGTGAACGATGTAAGTTACTGCTGCAAGGGTTTGAGGGCAAAAGGGCTCCTCCACCCCAGACTATCAGCTTTCCAGATAGGAACGTGTATCTCAGCTATGATTTGTTTCCCAAAGCATGCTCCAGCACGGCAGCGTTCGAGATGCTGTTCTGATTATGTGGTTTACCTGTATGGTTAATatttacactttaaaaataCCTCTTTTTATCACTTTGATCAGAACGATCAGTGTACTACAGtaataatacaaaaatatatgCCCTGCAAATCATAACAAGATACAAATCAAAGGGAGTCCTAATCAAGTACTTTTGAGAGCGTTATCTTCCTTGTTAACAAATGGTAATAAGAAAATTAAGGCTTATAGCTTGCTTGCGTTTTATCTAAGAAAACCAATAGAGATATCAGatgttctttgttttatatGTTTGAATGTAAAGCAGAATAATGAAGAACATGTACCTTCTAAGGCTTCATTTGCTTTATGGCTGTTAACCCTTTAGAACACCAGTGAAATTCTGCATGTGCAGAATGAGGACGAGATCATGCTGCCACTCAGGGGTTTTGAGGCCTGTCTTTGCTGCAGTCAAGacaatatctttttttattaaGTGCTGAAATTGGAACAAAGCAACAATGGCTGCTTGCTAACTGTGCATGTCCAACAGGCCTCTTTTACTATTCAGCAAATGGAAGATATTAAACAACATTTTGCTTAAAGGTACACTGAGGCCATTTCCATTAGGACATGGTGTCATTCATTTATTCACATGTTAAGTGGATGTCCTTGTGGCTAATGAGTAATAATCAACAGTGACTCCACTTTATTCCTTTGCTCCCAGCAATGTTAAATACTCTGATGGAGTCTCGTTGCTGACACACCAGAGAATATGGTTAAAAAGTGCTAAAGGACATtttcagcacagagcagcttgtTGGAAATGGCACTTTTATTACAGTCTATTCTATTAGGCTTTGTTCCTGTTTAAGGCAGGATGCGTGGAAACTGCTGATATTTATGTGAAGGTACTTTATACCATAAAAGCTGAGAAGTCTCTCAGTTTGAGAGTCACTGTGGTTAATGCAGGAGCTGAGCTCTTGTGCAGTCAGttccaagaaataaaaatgaaaccacACCTTAAGGTTCCTTCTCTGCATTGTATACATGACTTCAGATAAATGTTTAGCGGAGGAGTGATTTAGGACAAAATCTTTCCTGCAAAACATCCAGtttgacatttattttataaaataaagtaACTCCCATACCAGCTAATTAATCCATTTTATTACATCAACTGCAGCAGTGAAGTAGGCTAATAAACTGTATtgctatatattttttcctttacgTGGTTGCTTATACTGGATTCTGCAGCTTGGTTGTCTCCTGTGTCAATTCCTAAAGTTTGAAAGGTATAAATGAATCATTCTTGGTCATGATTAAGCTTAAGTTAGAAATAAAATACGTCAATCAATCTGGTTGGAAATGCTCCTGCTGTCTAAGTTGGTTATGCAAAACACTCTAAGGTGTGTAGGCATGCTCAATTAGGTCAAGGGATCTGATGGCACTCCAAGCCATAAATGTGTGTCACTTGGACTCCTCATTATTTTTTAGCAGTGGTGAAAATACATGTCAGTAGGCCAGCTAGCCAGGCTAGAATAAAATTATGTACCTGGTATGCATAAAACAGAGGTTTTAATACATTACTATTGTACTTATTTTCAAGcaaaacagtgaaaagaaaaatacctctCTCTCAAATCTATGCGTTGCTATTGAATTTCTCAGTGATCATTAGTATAATTCACGCCGGACTATGCAATACTCCAGATACCTTAGCAGTAAAATTTAAGTGCCTAAAAACATAGATGTAATGTGAAATTAGATACAAGGAGTAAAACATCGATTCGCTCTGTTACAGTCTAACTTgcttccaagagagataaagcTTCACTAAGAGATTAGACCAGACCTGttccaaaataatttaatgaaaaaggACACTTGAGAAGGCTATTGAACCGCAGCACTAGTGCTGGTGTTCTCAGATGGAGACTTTTGCAAGGGATTCCTACAGAAGACAATGCCAGAAATTTATGCTTGATAGACAGGTTTCCTCTGGTGTGCTAAATCGGAGCCTGATACTGACAGAAATACTTCCATGTAattccagggaaaaaaatggcaggAAAAAGCAAGTTTTAGTGCTCACACCTGTCTTCCTGGCATCTGTTATAGTTACCTGAATTGGCTAAATGACCAGGGTTAAATCCTCTGGTTTTAAGCTTTCGATGCTAGTACTTTGAACCACACTGAGACCTTGGGCTTGAGCACAAGAAATTGAATGAGAAATCAGCTCATCACAACACTCCAGTCTGGCTTTTTAAATGCACCTCTCCTCCCCCACCAAAGTAGAAGCAGGAAAGTGgcaaactaaaagaaaaacattgctCCCAAGAATCAGAGGTAGGACTAGTACTGCAGGTAAGGCTGGTGCAGCTTAAACACAGCTCTTAAATGTGGCGGTGTCCCTTTAAGGACAGCACCATGCagctaatattttctttactaccaataaaatgcaattaaatCTCATGAATTAATACATTCCCTTCAAGAAGAATTCCCATTCTTTTCTTTAGATATCAAAATGGAGCCATCATCAGTCAGTTAGTTAAATAGGAGAATCTGGAGAGTAAGTAAATGGAAGAGCTTTCAAATGCAGGGCTGAAAGTGCCCAATGAATGTGTAGGGGGCTTCAATAAAAAGATTTTGACTTGTGTTTTCACCCCTTTCCCACTTTACCCATTGTTTACTGACACTGCTATGGACACAGTATTCAGTCCCTGcccgccccagccctgggaTGTAAAAATGTCATCTCTATTGTGCTGCTGGGCTCGCT from Colius striatus isolate bColStr4 chromosome 14, bColStr4.1.hap1, whole genome shotgun sequence encodes:
- the IRX3 gene encoding iroquois-class homeodomain protein IRX-3: MSFPQLGYQYIRPIYPAERPGSGGSRGGAELAPSGTLSNVLSSMYGAPYAAAAAAQGYGAFLPYAAELPIFPQLGAQYELKESPGVQHAAFPHHHPAFYPYGQYQFGDPSRPKNATRESTSTLKAWLNEHRKNPYPTKGEKIMLAIITKMTLTQVSTWFANARRRLKKENKMTWAPRSRTDEEGNSYGSDHEGEEDKREDEEEIDLENIDTENIESTKDELEDELQDADLLHSDSKTDSEGSEGFEDLPGSDERYLKASEGEPHHLRHHHLHQHHHHHHHHKCELPAAPASAGLEPLKPPLQPLPHHLSSPSSASSSAASSPTDGALAGTLPKPKIWSLAETATSPDNPRKSPGGGSPPAAAPQPLPLPPPPPHRLVSSCPLGKFPNWTNRAFPAHHHHHHPAPHPLALLNTPHLLGLGAAPAAPSAAAAFTRPADQAQSTEPAGADRSSALEVEKKLIKTAFQPVQRRPQNQLDAAMVLSALSSS